Genomic window (Desulfovibrio sp. X2):
CGGCGTAGATCTCGAGCACGCCGCAGTCGGAGAGGAAATGCGGGCTCGCGGAGATGGAGTAGGCCAGCCCCCGTTTCTCGCGCACCTCCTGGAAGAGGCGCGAGGAGAGTTGCCCGCCGAGCAGCGTGGCCAGGCAGGAGACGGCGTAGCGCCGCGGGTCCGTGAGGCCGGGCGCGGGAAAGGCCAGGAAGACGTGGCACTGCTCGCTGTCCCGTTCCTCGGCCAGGGCGCGGGGCCTGAAGCGCGGAGCCGCGGGGGCGGGGGCGGCGGCAGGGCCGGACGGCAGTCCGCCGAAGGCCCGCTCGGCCGCAGCGACAAGGGCATTCGCGTCCACCGCGCCGCAGGCGGCCACGATCAGCCGCTCGGGCGCGTGCCAGCGTTGTCGCCATTCGAGCAGCTTCGCGCGGGAAAGCCCGTTCACCGAGGCCACGGTGCCAAGGATGGGATGGGCCAGGGCCGGATCGGCCCAGAGCGATTTCCAGAAGGTCTCGAAGGCGTATTCCTCGGGCGTCTCGTCCACGGCCGCGATCTCCTGCCGCACGACGTCCTTCTCGAGCTTCAGTTCACGGGCGTCCAGAAGCGGGTGCAGGACGAGGTCGGCAAGGATGTCGAAGGCCTCGGCCACGCCGGTGTCCACCACCCGGGCGTGGAAGCAGGTCTCCTCGCGGCCGGTGAAGGCGTTGGACAGGCCGCCCAGGCGGTCCAGGGCCATGGCGATGTCCAGCGCGCTGCGGCGCGTGGTGCCCTTGAAGGCCATGTGCTCCCAGAGGTGGGCGGCGCCTTCCAGGCCGGATGTCTCCTGGCGCGAGCCCGAGCAGACCCAGATGCCCACGGCGGCGGAGCGCACGTCGGGCAGGGACTCGACTGCGATGCGCAGGCCGTTCGGCAGATGCGTGAGCAGGCAGGAAGAGGCGGCGGGGCGGTAGGCCGCAAGGGCCGGTGCGGAACCGTCGCCGCTGATCACCACATCTCCGCGCGCTCGTTCAGCGCCTTGTCGAAATCCTCGAGGGCCTTCTTGTCGTCCTCGGTCTTGCTGAACTGCTCGGCCTGCTTCCTCTGGAATTCCGCCTGCTTCTTGTCGTTCTTGTAGAGGCCGGAGTAGGCCAGCTGGAGATGCCCCTGGAAGAGGTTGCCGGATTCGCCGT
Coding sequences:
- a CDS encoding pitrilysin family protein, coding for MISGDGSAPALAAYRPAASSCLLTHLPNGLRIAVESLPDVRSAAVGIWVCSGSRQETSGLEGAAHLWEHMAFKGTTRRSALDIAMALDRLGGLSNAFTGREETCFHARVVDTGVAEAFDILADLVLHPLLDARELKLEKDVVRQEIAAVDETPEEYAFETFWKSLWADPALAHPILGTVASVNGLSRAKLLEWRQRWHAPERLIVAACGAVDANALVAAAERAFGGLPSGPAAAPAPAAPRFRPRALAEERDSEQCHVFLAFPAPGLTDPRRYAVSCLATLLGGQLSSRLFQEVREKRGLAYSISASPHFLSDCGVLEIYAAAQPDRTDELLHVLRGELEAIAGCGGSAKAVTEDELDRAREHLTGLLYLGAESTEERMLRLARNVAVFGRQVELDEAAAALAAVTLDDVRAAARELARLDKAALCVVGPSVDPAWAETFGTSFERP